One Solidesulfovibrio sp. DNA segment encodes these proteins:
- a CDS encoding SLC13 family permease — translation MANGSVATVNECRGGIGTYISENLTLCGRSPRVTWAGYGAAWAAFACLNFLLPLPEGLSREGMSVLAILAWASIMWVSEAMPVGITGISIPTLLILTRALPWTNGNPPMGLVFSGFTTHEVWLCLFAFFTGALIQLLGMDKRIALAILDRIRASTVGRIIWGMFGVNLVLAFLIPAANARAATIMPVVQGITGLLGDTPREREAKKAIVIQSMVYASMISGLFILTGHMPNLIMTGLFEKNGFKNLGYFNWMLLHVPYLLLFALSQWWVRAHFKTDGVAIAGGHDQIHRQHKALGPMSRAEKAMLAVFALVGLLFMTGKGSPVVLHHYQLGVIGLVGIMILFIPGLFPFKWKAVQDRTIWGTFLLLGGAITMTDAMTKSGLAGWTAEHIHGFVQGMGWWQTLAVMMLGTQILRLGMLSNVAAVAMLAPIVFAMGPKLGLHPVAFTLLICNVDTFAYLLPTQITAAVIAYGTGTFSTADYARSGWVCVLLAIAFGIGVMAPWYALFGLPVWNPAAPWPY, via the coding sequence ATGGCCAACGGATCCGTCGCGACCGTCAACGAATGCCGGGGAGGGATCGGAACCTACATTTCCGAGAACCTCACCCTGTGCGGGCGAAGCCCCCGCGTCACCTGGGCAGGCTACGGCGCGGCCTGGGCCGCCTTCGCCTGCCTCAATTTCCTGCTGCCCCTGCCCGAGGGGCTTTCCCGGGAAGGGATGTCCGTGCTGGCCATCCTGGCCTGGGCCTCGATCATGTGGGTGTCGGAAGCCATGCCCGTGGGCATCACCGGCATTTCCATCCCCACCCTGCTCATCCTGACCCGGGCGCTGCCCTGGACGAACGGCAACCCGCCCATGGGCCTGGTCTTTTCGGGATTCACCACCCATGAGGTCTGGCTGTGCCTGTTCGCCTTCTTCACCGGGGCCCTCATCCAGTTGCTCGGCATGGACAAGCGCATCGCCTTGGCCATTCTCGACAGGATCAGGGCCTCGACCGTGGGGCGCATCATCTGGGGCATGTTCGGGGTCAACCTGGTCCTGGCCTTCCTCATCCCGGCGGCCAACGCCCGGGCGGCCACGATCATGCCCGTGGTCCAGGGCATCACCGGCCTTCTGGGCGACACGCCCCGCGAACGCGAGGCCAAGAAAGCCATCGTCATCCAGTCCATGGTCTACGCCAGCATGATCTCGGGCCTTTTCATCCTCACCGGGCATATGCCCAACCTCATCATGACCGGCCTTTTCGAGAAAAACGGTTTCAAAAACCTCGGCTACTTCAACTGGATGCTGCTGCATGTCCCCTACCTGCTCCTGTTCGCCCTGAGCCAATGGTGGGTGCGCGCCCATTTCAAGACCGACGGCGTGGCCATCGCCGGCGGCCATGACCAGATCCACCGCCAGCACAAGGCGCTCGGGCCCATGAGCCGCGCCGAGAAGGCCATGCTGGCCGTCTTCGCCCTGGTCGGCCTCCTGTTCATGACCGGCAAGGGCAGCCCCGTCGTCCTGCACCACTACCAGCTCGGCGTCATCGGCCTGGTCGGCATCATGATCCTTTTTATCCCGGGGCTTTTCCCCTTCAAGTGGAAGGCCGTGCAGGACCGCACCATCTGGGGCACCTTCCTGCTTCTGGGCGGGGCCATCACCATGACCGACGCCATGACCAAGTCCGGCCTGGCCGGCTGGACGGCCGAACACATCCACGGGTTCGTGCAGGGCATGGGCTGGTGGCAGACGCTGGCGGTCATGATGCTCGGCACGCAGATCCTGCGCCTGGGCATGCTCTCCAACGTGGCCGCCGTGGCCATGCTCGCCCCCATCGTCTTCGCCATGGGCCCCAAGCTCGGTCTGCACCCCGTGGCCTTCACGCTGCTGATCTGCAACGTGGACACCTTCGCCTACCTGCTGCCCACCCAGATCACGGCGGCGGTCATCGCCTACGGCACCGGCACCTTTTCCACGGCCGACTATGCCAGGTCCGGCTGGGTCTGCGTCCTTCTGGCCATCGCCTTCGGCATCGGCGTCATGGCCCCGTGGTACGCCCTGTTCGGCCTGCCCGTCTGGAACCCGGCCGCCCCCTGGCCCTATTAG